The Vibrio cyclitrophicus sequence ACAACGTGTCGTGATGTGGGTGGTAATACACTTGGTCTTAAGAATGCTATCGATAGTGGCTACGCTACAGGCCCACGTATCCTGCCATCACAAGCGGCGATTTCTCAAACATGTGGTCACTCTGATTACCGTCAAAACCAAGCGCAAGAGCGTTTATCTAATGGTCATGAAGACTCACCATTAATGAAGACGGGCACGTTTAAAGTTGCAGACGGTCGCACAGAAGTACTCAAAGCCGTTCGTGAACAGCTATTTAAAGGCGCTTCACAAATCAAAATTATGGCCGGTGGTGGTGCATCATCTACATTTGATCCACTTGATACCCTGCAATACACTCTTGATGAAATGAAAGCAGCAGTACAAGCAGCATCTGACTACGGTACTTACGTTGCCGCGCACATTCATACTACACCTGCAATGCACCGTGCCGCCGAAGCTGGCGTAATGTGTTTTGAACATGCAACCATTATGGACGACGAAATTGCACAAGTGATTAAAGACAAAGGCATTTGGGTTGTACCTTCATACTTTACCGCTTCACTGATCGCTGAGCGTAAGATCCCACTACCCAATGAAGAGACGTATAAAAAGACAGAGCGCGTAGGTAAAGCGATGTTTAAATCGGCAGACCTGATTAAGAAATATAACATCGAAAATATCGCTTACGGTACTGACTGTGTCGGTACAACTAATGTTCATGAAACGCAAATGCAAGAGCTCGGCGCGATTGAGAATACATTCGACACCATCACGGCGCTTCGCATGGCAACATCTAACTGTGGACGTTTGTTCGAAATGTCGACTTATCAACACCCATATCAAGAAGGTAAGCTTGGG is a genomic window containing:
- a CDS encoding amidohydrolase family protein: MKKLITNANVFNGTDDKLIENVSVLIEDNLITKIGDIDPSTVDEVIDAKGGTVMPGLIDAHVHITLSAGFGEMDAMPREELAIRSAKISKEMLMRGFTTCRDVGGNTLGLKNAIDSGYATGPRILPSQAAISQTCGHSDYRQNQAQERLSNGHEDSPLMKTGTFKVADGRTEVLKAVREQLFKGASQIKIMAGGGASSTFDPLDTLQYTLDEMKAAVQAASDYGTYVAAHIHTTPAMHRAAEAGVMCFEHATIMDDEIAQVIKDKGIWVVPSYFTASLIAERKIPLPNEETYKKTERVGKAMFKSADLIKKYNIENIAYGTDCVGTTNVHETQMQELGAIENTFDTITALRMATSNCGRLFEMSTYQHPYQEGKLGQIVEGAYADLLIIDGNPLDGVECVMNDDAKKVIMKDGEIYKNTL